One genomic window of Acidovorax radicis includes the following:
- a CDS encoding Bug family tripartite tricarboxylate transporter substrate binding protein: MTTSRRSLLSRLVRTSAFLGAALTVGMACAQSPKPIRLLVGFPPGGGSDAIARTLSEKLKDELGQPVVVENRPGAGGQIAAQALKASAPDGTTLFLTHDHTISILPQVVKNPGFDPVHDFVPVAGFATFVNAFAVSAGTPAKSFPDYVNWIKTVGKGKGAVGIPAPASTPEFLVQLIGKKYQVDLVSAPYRGSAPMIADMLGNQINAGVASVQDFIENHKAGKLHVVGVLGTKRQAALPDVPTFDEMGLKGFEDLPYYGIYAPAGTPQKFIDDFSHAMAKVVAMPDVREHLTAMGLTVGYMSPKQLATRQTAYTQAWTRIIKSSGFVAQ; encoded by the coding sequence ATGACAACTTCTCGCCGCAGCCTGCTATCCCGCCTTGTGCGCACCAGTGCGTTTCTGGGTGCCGCTCTGACCGTGGGGATGGCCTGTGCCCAGTCGCCCAAGCCGATCCGCCTGCTGGTGGGCTTCCCGCCAGGTGGTGGGTCGGATGCGATTGCCCGCACCTTGTCCGAGAAACTCAAGGACGAGCTGGGCCAGCCCGTGGTGGTCGAAAACCGCCCCGGCGCGGGCGGCCAGATTGCCGCGCAGGCGCTCAAGGCCTCGGCACCCGATGGCACCACGCTGTTCCTCACGCACGACCACACCATCTCGATCCTGCCCCAGGTGGTGAAAAACCCCGGTTTCGACCCGGTACATGACTTTGTGCCCGTGGCAGGGTTCGCCACGTTTGTGAACGCCTTTGCCGTATCGGCGGGCACCCCCGCCAAGTCGTTCCCTGACTACGTGAACTGGATCAAGACCGTTGGCAAGGGCAAGGGGGCCGTGGGCATTCCGGCCCCGGCATCCACGCCCGAGTTTCTGGTTCAGCTGATCGGCAAGAAGTACCAGGTGGACCTGGTGTCGGCCCCCTACCGTGGCAGTGCGCCGATGATTGCCGACATGCTGGGCAACCAGATCAATGCGGGCGTGGCCTCGGTGCAGGACTTCATCGAGAACCACAAGGCTGGCAAGCTGCATGTGGTGGGCGTGCTGGGCACCAAGCGCCAGGCCGCGCTGCCCGATGTGCCCACGTTCGACGAGATGGGGCTCAAGGGTTTTGAGGACCTGCCCTACTACGGCATCTACGCACCCGCAGGCACCCCCCAGAAGTTCATCGACGACTTCTCCCATGCCATGGCCAAGGTGGTCGCCATGCCCGATGTGCGAGAGCACCTGACCGCCATGGGCCTCACCGTGGGCTACATGTCGCCCAAGCAATTGGCCACCCGCCAGACCGCCTACACCCAGGCGTGGACACGCATCATCAAATCCAGCGGGTTTGTGGCGCAGTGA
- the argH gene encoding argininosuccinate lyase, whose amino-acid sequence MSKAQATSAAPAPSHNQLDTKAQAWSALFEEPMSDLVKRYTSSVFFDKRLWQADIAGSLAHAEMLAAQAVISAEDHASIQRGMAQITQEIESGAFEWKLDLEDVHLNIEARLTQLVGDAGKRLHTGRSRNDQVATDVRLWLRGEIDLIGDLLKELQVSLVDVAEQNVDVILPGFTHLQVAQPVSFGHHMLAYVEMFKRDAERMADVRRRTNVLPLGSAALAGTTYPLDRERVAKTLGMVDANGSPVVCQNSLDAVSDRDFAIEFTAAASLCMVHVSRLSEELIIWMSQNFGFIKIADRFTTGSSIMPQKKNPDVPELARGKTGRVVGHLMGLITLMKGQPLAYNKDNQEDKEPLFDTVDTLKDTLRIFAEMVGGQLNPATGHKEGGITVNPQAMENAVKRGYATATDLADYLVKKGLPFRDAHETVAHAVKAATTHACDLSELPLAVLQGFHPQIDKDVYEVLSLRGSLNARSTLGGTAPAQVRIQLARHRARLG is encoded by the coding sequence ATGTCCAAAGCCCAAGCCACCAGCGCCGCGCCCGCGCCGTCCCACAACCAGCTCGATACCAAGGCGCAGGCCTGGTCGGCGCTCTTTGAAGAGCCCATGAGCGATCTGGTCAAGCGCTACACCTCCAGCGTGTTCTTCGACAAGCGCCTGTGGCAGGCCGACATTGCAGGCAGCCTGGCCCACGCCGAGATGCTGGCCGCGCAAGCTGTGATCAGTGCCGAAGACCATGCCTCCATCCAGCGCGGCATGGCGCAGATCACGCAAGAGATCGAGTCCGGTGCCTTCGAATGGAAGCTGGACCTGGAAGACGTGCACCTGAACATCGAAGCCCGCCTGACGCAGCTGGTGGGCGATGCTGGCAAGCGCCTGCACACCGGCCGCAGCCGCAACGACCAGGTGGCCACCGACGTGCGCCTGTGGCTGCGCGGCGAGATCGACTTAATTGGCGACCTGCTCAAAGAGCTGCAGGTGTCGCTGGTCGATGTGGCCGAACAAAACGTGGACGTGATCCTGCCCGGCTTTACCCACCTGCAGGTGGCCCAGCCCGTGAGCTTTGGCCACCACATGCTGGCCTATGTGGAGATGTTCAAGCGCGATGCCGAGCGCATGGCCGATGTGCGCCGCCGCACCAATGTGCTGCCCCTGGGCAGCGCGGCCTTGGCGGGCACCACCTACCCGCTAGATCGCGAGCGCGTGGCAAAAACGCTGGGCATGGTGGATGCGAACGGGTCCCCCGTGGTGTGCCAGAACAGCCTGGACGCCGTGAGCGACCGCGACTTCGCCATCGAATTCACCGCCGCCGCCAGCCTGTGCATGGTGCACGTGAGCCGCTTGAGTGAAGAGCTCATCATCTGGATGAGCCAGAACTTCGGCTTCATCAAGATTGCCGACCGTTTCACCACCGGCTCGTCGATCATGCCGCAGAAGAAGAACCCCGATGTGCCCGAACTCGCGCGCGGAAAGACCGGCCGCGTGGTCGGCCACCTCATGGGCCTGATCACCCTGATGAAGGGCCAGCCCCTGGCCTACAACAAGGACAACCAGGAAGACAAGGAGCCGCTGTTCGACACGGTGGACACCTTGAAGGACACATTGCGCATCTTTGCCGAGATGGTCGGCGGCCAGCTGAACCCCGCCACGGGCCACAAGGAAGGCGGCATCACCGTCAACCCGCAGGCCATGGAAAACGCAGTCAAACGCGGCTACGCCACCGCCACCGACCTGGCCGACTACCTGGTCAAAAAGGGCCTGCCGTTTCGCGACGCCCACGAAACCGTGGCGCACGCCGTGAAGGCCGCCACCACCCACGCGTGTGACCTGTCTGAGCTGCCGTTGGCGGTGCTGCAGGGTTTTCACCCGCAGATCGACAAAGACGTGTATGAGGTGCTGAGCCTGCGCGGCTCGCTCAACGCGCGCAGCACGCTGGGTGGCACCGCGCCCGCACAGGTGCGCATTCAACTGGCGCGCCACCGCGCGCGGCTGGGCTGA
- a CDS encoding rhomboid family protein codes for MFYAIPLDSRPTWRNPPWMTVALILVNMLVFWGPQRSEEKAQDRAAVFYVASALPAMEVPRFVAWLEETEDKHIKEAIALQKAGNHRMLLRWMEQEDGFQHRLKSPRFVPPEDPQYTDWKAARTQYEAQLPAPFTRQWAQSYEKDAPLRPVTWLTATFLHGSTGHLIGNMVFLFLFGFSVELALGRGWYLAFYLLGGLGGSLLAGWAYAGMGSYGLGASGAVSALMGMYAVLYRLRRVRFFYQLFFYFNYITAPALLLLPAWIANELLQHWLSGKGVAYMAHLGGLLAGASLMGLTLLLRSKPLEVPVTHAAVEDDGFDTHVANAQRLAQGMKFEQALTQWRAAAKLRPQDQKVLGAWFKTASLWPDSEDFHRAARRIFRLQAHDEQTLQFQHASYRTYFEKAKPGARLQPDDMARLSRRFARAQQWGDAEKLFNALHKTAPTHPELGETLGMLVSALCHAGRREQAAVFGPQLQQLAPGSPVLQGLR; via the coding sequence ATGTTCTACGCCATCCCCCTAGACAGCCGACCCACCTGGCGCAACCCACCGTGGATGACCGTGGCGCTGATCCTGGTGAACATGCTCGTGTTCTGGGGCCCGCAGCGCTCGGAAGAAAAAGCGCAGGACCGGGCGGCTGTCTTCTATGTGGCCAGCGCCTTGCCCGCCATGGAAGTCCCGCGTTTTGTGGCCTGGCTGGAGGAAACCGAGGACAAGCACATCAAAGAAGCCATCGCCCTGCAAAAGGCGGGCAACCACCGCATGCTGCTGCGCTGGATGGAGCAGGAAGACGGCTTTCAGCACCGACTGAAAAGCCCGCGCTTTGTGCCGCCCGAAGACCCGCAATACACCGACTGGAAGGCCGCGCGCACCCAGTACGAGGCGCAGCTGCCGGCCCCCTTCACCCGCCAATGGGCGCAGAGCTATGAGAAAGACGCCCCGCTGCGCCCCGTCACCTGGCTCACGGCCACGTTTTTGCACGGCAGCACCGGGCACCTCATCGGCAACATGGTGTTTTTGTTTCTGTTCGGTTTTTCGGTGGAGCTGGCGCTGGGCCGGGGTTGGTACCTGGCGTTTTACCTGCTGGGCGGCCTGGGCGGATCACTGCTCGCGGGCTGGGCCTATGCGGGCATGGGCAGCTATGGCCTGGGCGCCTCGGGCGCCGTGTCGGCCCTGATGGGCATGTACGCCGTGCTGTACCGGCTGCGGCGCGTGCGGTTTTTTTACCAGCTGTTTTTCTACTTCAATTACATCACCGCGCCTGCGTTGTTGCTCTTGCCCGCGTGGATTGCCAATGAGTTGCTGCAGCACTGGCTCAGCGGCAAGGGCGTGGCCTACATGGCCCACTTGGGCGGCCTGCTGGCTGGCGCATCGCTGATGGGTTTGACCCTGCTGCTGCGCAGCAAGCCGCTGGAGGTGCCGGTGACGCATGCCGCCGTGGAAGACGACGGCTTTGACACCCATGTAGCCAACGCCCAGCGCCTGGCCCAGGGCATGAAGTTCGAGCAGGCCCTGACCCAGTGGCGCGCCGCTGCCAAGCTGCGCCCGCAAGACCAGAAGGTGCTGGGCGCCTGGTTCAAGACGGCATCGCTATGGCCTGACAGCGAGGACTTTCACCGCGCTGCGCGGCGCATCTTCCGCCTGCAGGCGCATGACGAGCAGACGCTGCAGTTTCAGCACGCGAGTTACCGCACGTACTTTGAGAAAGCCAAGCCCGGCGCCCGTTTGCAGCCGGACGACATGGCCCGCCTCTCACGCCGCTTTGCGCGTGCGCAGCAGTGGGGCGACGCGGAAAAGCTGTTCAACGCCTTGCACAAAACGGCGCCCACGCACCCTGAGCTGGGCGAGACGCTGGGCATGCTGGTGTCGGCCCTGTGCCATGCGGGGCGGCGCGAGCAGGCGGCGGTGTTTGGGCCGCAGTTGCAGCAACTGGCGCCGGGGAGCCCGGTGTTGCAAGGGCTGAGATGA
- a CDS encoding methyl-accepting chemotaxis protein yields the protein MKISVQLKAGFAVVLALFIALAVVMAWQVEQVAAASRGMERSTELLRLAAQWKGNLKENSARYIAIAYTDGDGLADLFKDAMAVSVKGTNEAREGFIAKVEDAESRRLVENISAVRSPFQNTRDAISKLKKAGQNDEAREMVRTKFAPAVDAYLGATQALEDREARNVAEAQRNITELLRGAYLLGGVLLAVAIVIAVFISWRLTRVITTGLERAQQVARRMGAGDLSQPVGIYSGRDEIGELLQALASTQDNLVRVVGHVRQGSESVATASNQIAQGNQDLSARTENQASALEETAASMEELGGAVRQNADNAQAANQLALRASAVAVRGGEVVTQVVDTMKGINESSRRIADIIGVIDGIAFQTNILALNAAVEAARAGEQGRGFAVVASEVRSLAGRSAEAAKEIKGLIADSVQRVDAGSTLVIQAGQTMDEVVASIRNVSDIVGEISAASAEQNNGVAQVGEAIGQIDQVTQQNAALVEEMAAAAASLNAQAHDLVTTVSVFRLSASAAQPSSLHLPALGAAA from the coding sequence ATGAAAATCTCCGTCCAATTAAAGGCAGGTTTTGCCGTCGTCCTTGCATTGTTTATCGCCTTGGCCGTGGTGATGGCCTGGCAGGTGGAGCAGGTGGCGGCCGCCTCGCGCGGCATGGAGCGCTCTACGGAATTGCTGCGCCTGGCCGCGCAGTGGAAGGGTAATCTCAAGGAAAACTCGGCGCGTTACATCGCCATTGCCTACACCGACGGGGATGGGCTGGCCGACCTCTTCAAGGACGCGATGGCGGTGTCGGTCAAGGGCACCAATGAGGCGCGCGAAGGCTTCATCGCCAAGGTGGAGGACGCCGAATCCCGTCGGCTGGTGGAGAACATCTCCGCCGTGCGCTCCCCCTTCCAGAACACGCGCGACGCCATCAGCAAGCTCAAGAAGGCCGGCCAGAACGATGAGGCCCGCGAGATGGTGCGCACCAAGTTTGCCCCCGCCGTGGACGCCTACCTGGGCGCCACGCAGGCGCTGGAAGACCGCGAGGCCCGCAACGTGGCCGAGGCCCAGCGCAACATCACCGAGCTGCTGCGGGGCGCCTACCTGCTGGGGGGCGTGCTGCTGGCCGTGGCCATCGTGATCGCGGTATTCATCAGCTGGCGCCTCACGCGGGTCATCACCACGGGGCTGGAGCGTGCGCAGCAGGTGGCGCGTCGCATGGGCGCGGGCGACCTGAGCCAGCCCGTGGGCATCTACAGTGGTCGCGACGAAATCGGCGAACTGCTGCAGGCGCTGGCCTCCACCCAGGACAACCTGGTGCGCGTGGTCGGCCACGTGCGGCAGGGTTCGGAGAGCGTGGCCACGGCGTCCAATCAAATCGCGCAAGGCAACCAGGATCTGTCGGCCCGCACCGAAAACCAGGCCAGCGCGCTGGAAGAGACAGCGGCCTCCATGGAAGAACTGGGCGGCGCTGTGCGCCAGAACGCCGACAACGCGCAGGCCGCCAACCAACTGGCGCTGCGTGCATCGGCGGTGGCCGTGCGCGGCGGCGAGGTCGTGACCCAGGTGGTGGACACCATGAAGGGCATCAACGAGTCGTCGCGGCGCATTGCCGACATCATCGGCGTGATCGACGGCATCGCATTCCAGACCAACATCCTCGCGCTCAATGCGGCGGTCGAGGCCGCGCGCGCGGGCGAGCAGGGCCGGGGCTTTGCCGTGGTGGCCAGCGAGGTGCGCAGCCTGGCCGGCCGCTCGGCCGAGGCCGCCAAGGAAATCAAGGGCCTGATCGCCGACAGCGTGCAGCGCGTGGATGCGGGCTCGACGCTCGTGATCCAGGCAGGCCAGACCATGGACGAGGTGGTGGCATCGATCCGCAATGTGAGCGACATCGTGGGCGAAATCAGCGCCGCCAGCGCCGAACAGAACAACGGCGTGGCGCAGGTGGGTGAAGCCATCGGCCAGATCGACCAGGTCACGCAGCAAAACGCTGCGTTGGTCGAAGAAATGGCCGCCGCCGCCGCCAGCCTGAATGCACAGGCGCACGATCTGGTGACCACGGTCTCCGTCTTCCGCCTCTCCGCATCGGCCGCGCAGCCGTCCTCGCTGCACCTGCCTGCCCTCGGCGCAGCAGCGTAG
- a CDS encoding LytR/AlgR family response regulator transcription factor, with translation MNILIVDDEALARSRLRTLLNDCADTQRFTLAEASNAAETMALLGPTGGRAFDVVLLDIHMPGQDGLALAHTLQALPQPPAVVFVTAHADHAVSAFELDAVDYLTKPVRRERLQQALAKVQRSGRGAAPPPPSSVPDGETLLIQDRGRTERLPLTEVLYFKAEQKYVTVRTATRSYILDGSLSEIEAKFAQRFLRIHRNALVARRAVRALEKHYDPEEGEGWAVRLQGSTELLTVSRRQVAAVREELAR, from the coding sequence ATGAACATCCTCATCGTTGACGACGAAGCCCTGGCGCGCAGCCGCCTGCGCACCCTGCTGAACGACTGCGCAGACACCCAGCGCTTCACCCTGGCCGAAGCCTCCAACGCTGCCGAGACGATGGCGCTGCTGGGCCCCACTGGGGGGCGCGCGTTTGACGTGGTGCTGCTCGACATCCACATGCCCGGGCAGGATGGCCTGGCCCTGGCCCATACCCTGCAGGCGCTGCCCCAGCCCCCCGCCGTGGTGTTTGTGACGGCCCACGCCGACCACGCCGTGAGCGCGTTCGAGCTCGATGCCGTGGACTACCTGACCAAACCCGTGCGCCGCGAGCGCCTGCAGCAGGCGCTGGCCAAGGTGCAGCGAAGCGGCCGCGGCGCTGCACCACCGCCCCCCTCCAGCGTGCCCGACGGCGAGACCCTGCTGATCCAGGACCGGGGGCGCACCGAGCGGTTGCCGCTGACCGAGGTGCTGTATTTCAAGGCCGAACAGAAATACGTGACGGTGCGCACCGCCACCCGCAGCTACATCCTGGACGGATCTCTCAGCGAGATCGAAGCGAAGTTCGCCCAGCGGTTTTTGCGCATCCACCGCAACGCGCTGGTGGCGCGCCGGGCCGTGCGTGCGCTCGAGAAACACTACGACCCCGAGGAAGGCGAAGGCTGGGCCGTGCGCCTGCAAGGGTCGACCGAGCTGCTCACCGTATCCCGCCGACAGGTCGCGGCCGTGCGGGAAGAACTGGCGCGCTGA
- a CDS encoding sensor histidine kinase, whose translation MQNTQILSTQPPPHDSTLPGGFGRGAQSPHRRALVFDACQVGVVLRAVLFVELVMGVGAMFGAQNPVQWLASLALLTGGALPATLVWLITACSLKTLLQRLSMAQQYVAGVLLGAMAGAYACGMLALVGMAASPPWAASAATGALLAAMLVAALVLRARGRTPAATTARLTELQSRIRPHFLFNTLNSAIALVREEPAKAESLLEDLSDLFRHALVEQGESVTLAEEITLARRYLAIEEVRFGKRLQVQWNLDPRTDNARLPPLLLQPLVENAVKHGVEPSPRGGRLRVMTELRGSRVVVRITNTLPPKEVKPGAAGNGDDRPSTRGHGIALANVRARLALLHDVQGEFTAGVQDGLYQVRITLPHTERKPRPRRTPADRRYAGDRRGNPRRGAMPPTAPPMPSPSPAAPTLTADHEHPHR comes from the coding sequence ATGCAAAACACCCAAATTTTATCGACCCAGCCCCCGCCGCACGATTCAACCCTTCCAGGAGGTTTTGGACGGGGTGCCCAATCACCCCATCGGCGCGCGCTGGTGTTTGATGCCTGCCAGGTGGGTGTGGTACTGCGTGCGGTGCTTTTTGTGGAGCTGGTCATGGGCGTTGGCGCCATGTTTGGCGCACAAAACCCCGTGCAGTGGCTGGCCAGCCTGGCGCTGCTGACGGGCGGTGCGCTGCCAGCCACACTGGTGTGGCTGATCACGGCCTGCAGCCTCAAAACCCTGCTGCAGCGCCTGAGCATGGCGCAGCAATATGTGGCGGGCGTGCTGCTGGGGGCCATGGCCGGGGCCTATGCCTGCGGCATGTTGGCCCTGGTGGGCATGGCCGCATCGCCGCCCTGGGCGGCGAGCGCCGCCACCGGCGCCCTCTTGGCGGCCATGCTGGTAGCCGCACTGGTGCTGCGCGCGCGCGGCCGCACCCCGGCGGCCACCACAGCCCGTCTGACCGAACTGCAGTCGCGCATTCGCCCGCACTTTCTGTTCAACACGCTCAACAGCGCCATTGCGCTGGTGCGCGAAGAGCCCGCCAAGGCCGAGTCGCTGCTGGAAGACCTCTCCGACCTGTTTCGCCACGCGCTGGTGGAACAGGGCGAGTCGGTCACGCTGGCCGAAGAGATCACGCTGGCGCGCCGCTACCTGGCCATTGAAGAGGTGCGTTTTGGCAAACGCCTGCAGGTGCAGTGGAACCTGGACCCGCGCACCGACAACGCGCGCCTGCCCCCGCTCTTGCTGCAGCCGCTGGTGGAGAACGCGGTCAAACACGGTGTGGAGCCCAGCCCGCGCGGCGGCCGGCTGCGGGTGATGACCGAGTTGCGCGGCAGCCGCGTGGTGGTGCGCATCACCAACACCCTGCCGCCCAAAGAAGTCAAACCCGGCGCTGCAGGCAACGGCGATGACCGCCCCAGCACCCGGGGCCACGGCATCGCGCTGGCCAATGTGCGCGCGCGTCTGGCCTTGCTGCACGACGTGCAGGGCGAGTTCACCGCCGGTGTGCAAGACGGCCTTTACCAGGTGCGCATCACCCTGCCCCACACCGAGCGCAAGCCCCGCCCCCGCCGCACACCCGCAGACCGGCGCTACGCCGGCGACCGCAGGGGCAACCCACGCCGCGGCGCCATGCCGCCAACAGCGCCCCCAATGCCATCGCCATCACCGGCAGCCCCCACCTTGACCGCAGACCATGAACATCCTCATCGTTGA
- a CDS encoding catalase, which yields MARTPTSRGAAKKSPSALPSSTQSDTFRGHAGELQQQANGKHPTLTTQQGIAVADNQNSLRSAPRGPTLLEDFILREKITHFDHERIPERIVHARGTAAHGFFELTHSLKEFTTARVLTELGVQTPLFTRFSTVAGGAGSVDTPRDVRGFAVKFYTPEGNWDLVGNNMPVFFIQDAMKFPDLVHAVKMEPDRGFPQAASAHDTFWDFISLMPEALHTVMWAMSDRALPRSLRMMEGFGIHSFRLLNAAGDSTFVKFHWRPKLGIQSTVWDEALKLQSADNDYHRRDLFEAIEAGDFPEWELAVQLFTEEEAEAFPFDHLDPTKLIPEEMVPLQTIGRMVLNRWPDNFFAETEQVAFCPANVPPGIDFSNDPLLQGRLFSYLDTQLSRLGGPNFAQIPINAPKCPFHNMQRDGHMQMQVPKGRVNYEPSSLQGDTPRASLAQGMRHFAQVDDTSTGGKGRVRAESFADHYSQPRMFFRSQSDIEQAHMASALVFELSKVTTPHVREAVVGHLTHVDPHLAQRVANGLGMDTLPAAPTAAAPVQDLALSPALRIIDRMKPTLQGRCIGILVADGSNGDTVTALRKAIEKAGASVKIVAPKVGGAKLRDGSLLPADGQLAGTPSTLFDAVASVLTSEMGEQLAREAAAVDWFRDAFGHLKAIAAGKGSQALLKAAGIEPDAGVLDAADVQGFIAAAQTRQWAREPKVRTLA from the coding sequence ATGGCTCGAACCCCCACTTCGCGCGGCGCGGCAAAAAAATCGCCGTCCGCCCTCCCGTCTTCCACGCAGTCAGACACGTTTCGCGGCCACGCGGGCGAGTTGCAGCAGCAGGCCAACGGCAAACACCCCACGCTGACCACCCAGCAGGGCATTGCGGTCGCAGACAACCAGAACTCGCTGCGGTCTGCCCCGCGCGGCCCCACGCTGCTCGAAGACTTCATCCTGCGCGAGAAAATCACGCACTTTGACCACGAGCGCATCCCCGAGCGCATCGTGCATGCGCGGGGCACGGCAGCCCACGGCTTTTTTGAGCTGACGCACTCGCTCAAGGAATTCACCACCGCGCGCGTGTTGACCGAGCTGGGCGTACAAACGCCGCTGTTCACGCGCTTTTCTACCGTGGCAGGGGGCGCCGGTTCGGTCGACACGCCGCGCGACGTGCGCGGCTTTGCCGTCAAGTTCTACACGCCCGAGGGCAACTGGGACTTGGTGGGCAACAACATGCCGGTGTTTTTCATCCAGGACGCGATGAAGTTCCCCGACCTGGTGCATGCCGTGAAGATGGAACCCGACCGGGGGTTCCCACAAGCCGCCAGCGCCCACGACACCTTTTGGGACTTCATCTCGCTCATGCCGGAAGCGCTGCACACGGTGATGTGGGCCATGAGCGACCGCGCCCTGCCCCGCAGCCTGCGCATGATGGAGGGGTTCGGCATCCACAGCTTTCGGCTGCTCAACGCGGCGGGCGACAGCACGTTCGTGAAGTTTCATTGGCGGCCCAAGCTGGGCATTCAGTCGACCGTGTGGGACGAAGCACTCAAGCTGCAATCGGCCGACAACGACTACCACCGCCGTGACCTTTTTGAAGCCATCGAGGCGGGCGACTTCCCCGAGTGGGAGCTGGCCGTGCAGCTGTTCACCGAGGAAGAGGCCGAGGCTTTTCCGTTCGACCACCTCGACCCGACCAAGCTCATTCCCGAAGAAATGGTGCCCCTGCAAACCATCGGCCGCATGGTGCTTAACCGCTGGCCCGACAACTTTTTTGCCGAAACCGAGCAGGTGGCGTTTTGCCCGGCCAACGTGCCCCCGGGCATTGACTTCAGCAACGACCCGCTGCTGCAGGGCCGGTTGTTTTCGTACCTCGATACACAACTGTCGCGCCTGGGCGGGCCCAACTTTGCGCAGATCCCGATCAACGCGCCCAAATGCCCGTTTCACAACATGCAGCGCGACGGCCACATGCAGATGCAGGTGCCCAAGGGCCGCGTGAACTACGAACCCAGCAGCCTGCAAGGCGACACGCCGCGCGCCTCGCTGGCCCAGGGCATGCGGCATTTTGCGCAGGTCGATGACACCAGCACGGGCGGCAAGGGCCGGGTGCGCGCCGAGAGTTTTGCCGACCACTACAGCCAGCCGCGCATGTTCTTCCGAAGCCAAAGCGACATCGAGCAGGCGCACATGGCGTCGGCCCTGGTGTTCGAGTTGTCCAAGGTGACGACGCCCCATGTGCGCGAGGCCGTGGTGGGCCACCTCACCCATGTGGACCCCCACCTTGCCCAGCGCGTGGCCAACGGCCTGGGCATGGACACGCTCCCTGCTGCACCGACCGCAGCGGCACCGGTCCAAGACCTGGCGTTGTCGCCCGCACTGCGCATCATCGACCGCATGAAACCCACGCTGCAGGGGCGCTGCATCGGTATTCTGGTGGCCGATGGCTCCAACGGCGACACGGTGACCGCGCTGCGAAAGGCCATTGAAAAAGCAGGCGCCAGCGTGAAGATCGTGGCGCCCAAGGTGGGCGGTGCCAAGCTGCGCGACGGCAGCTTGCTGCCCGCCGATGGGCAACTGGCGGGCACGCCCTCCACCCTCTTCGATGCGGTGGCATCGGTGCTCACGTCCGAGATGGGCGAACAGCTCGCGCGCGAGGCGGCAGCCGTGGACTGGTTCCGTGATGCGTTTGGCCACCTCAAGGCCATCGCTGCGGGCAAGGGCTCGCAGGCGCTGCTCAAGGCCGCGGGCATCGAGCCCGATGCGGGTGTGCTGGACGCCGCCGACGTGCAGGGTTTCATCGCCGCCGCCCAAACGCGCCAGTGGGCCCGCGAGCCCAAAGTGCGCACGCTCGCCTGA